The Vitis vinifera cultivar Pinot Noir 40024 chromosome 8, ASM3070453v1 genome segment ATTGCTCATTGCTTTTGCTATCAAATTTCATGGAAGGACCTGGCAAGGTACTTCTGCTTTACAGTTTTTGTTTGTCTATGAAATTGGCTTGGGTGTGGAACCCTTTCTGATTTTCATATTTCCCTCCAACCAGTCAGACCTGAGCTAAGTCTTACATGTATGAACAAGCATTTGCTAGATAAGGCAAGAGTTGTTGTTCATTGAAAGTTATAAAGCACGGTTCTACAAGCAGGAAATTGAGATGGATTATGtttctttcctctgtttttctcacTGTTTCAAAGTGTACTAGTTAAAGTTTTGCATAACTCTGTTTTATCTTGATATTTCATTACTACTCATTGATAGAGCATTATAGTTCTTCAGTCATAGCTAATCTTGTTTCATGATTCATCCTTGTTTTCTTTATACAGGTTATAGCTGCAGTTACTTACCAAATCATTCCTGCTGACACACAGTATGCTGAGATTCCTCTTACTGCTGTTAGCTCAAACTTTCAAAGCAAGGTTAGGTGTTCGTTTTGAGTTTCAGTGCCTAATTTTGGTGCAAAATATCAGTAATTTTAGGCTTGTTTTTTCTATGCTAATATAACCAAACCCAGTTTTCAATTATAAGTTCTTGCAACTAATATCTATCTAGTTTATATTTATAACACTTCTCACTATGCTGTTTAATGCTCAATATCAATTTTCTTGGTTTTGTGTGATACAATAGAGAAGATGAGGTAAATATcttaaaacagaaaaataaaactgaACAAGCTGTGGACATGGCATAAGTGGATGGAAACAAGAGGCCTTCTAaagcaaaataataaatattcatGGCTGTAATTTGTTGAAGGCTCTTTGCAGAGATTTACTGGACTTTTTGGACTTAGCTTTTCAGTATTACTTAAATTTCAAGTGAATGCAGCGTAACAGCTTACATTACAAGGAATTTTGCTTTTAAATCTGTTGCATTTTTACTTTTCATTCATGCATGGATTCTCTTGCTGTTTCTGTGATTgtgataataattattaatgattttatggggcttattttgaaattaatcacATGGCAATCAAACCACTCTTTTGAACTTTTAGGGGATTGGTCGCctcttgtacatagaattgagAAAAAGGCTTCAGAATGTTGGTATTCGCACGATATTCTGCTGGGGAGACAAGGAATCTGAAGGATTTTGGCTCAAGCAGGTATGTTGGAAAAGCTTGTAATAAGAGTACATAGCTGAGGTtggtttgtttatttgtttaatatttttaatttttcttattattattttcctgaAGCCACATTTCTAAAATGAGGCTTTAGGACACTAAAGCTGCATCCCCGAGACATGGTTTCAGAATAGGACATCATGTTTTCATCATGATTATCTACTGCTACATTATTCTGATAAAACTTGAATCATCCTTTTTCTGTGGATATAATTGTTGTGCTTAACAGTCTAAAAAATATTACCATATTTGCATGTAGGAGGCTGCTTCTTAGGGTAAGCTTTGGACTTGAGGCATAATTATTCTATTGTGAGAAATAGAAAACTCGGCAGTTTCTGTAGAAATAATTGCCTTCTTATTTATTGCATTTGATTTATGAAAGCGGATTATGATTGCAGGGTTTTGTATCGATAGCAGAAGTGGATACCAAAGGGAGAGCTCGCAGACTACCCATTAGGGCTGACATTCGCAGGGCACTGTGCTTTCCTGGTGGATCAACCCTCATGGTTTCTCATCTCAGCAAAGACATTTCAGCTAACTTTTCAGATGCTGTGAAGAAGTCTTTTTCATTAAAGCCTCATGAGAAGTCCTCATCACTTGATGTTCAAATTCAAGGGCTGGGAGATATAGGGGAGAGTCTTGATACTCTAAAAGCACCAGTTCAAACTAGCCTTAAAACATTTCTACCTCATGTTTTGGTGAAGGATGGATTCCAGAAAGATGATGACATGTTGGATGGTAAGTATCCAATTATttgttttggtaatttattCTTCCTATCTAACAATATGCCAGCAGTTTTCTTGTATCAGAAATTATACTCTGGTAAATTAAAGATGATATGGAATTTAAGTAATTTAatcttgtttttaatatcatcTGAATCAAAATTTTGTCTTCTGGTTAACTTTTGTGAAGAAAAGAGTCatcatttgaacattttttatttgataattatctTTTTCTGACACAAGGAATTTAACCTTGAACCTTTCCATCTCTGCCCTCAATCCCTCGCCACTCGAGAGAGTCATCACTTGAACTGTTACTAACAAGTTGAAAGGAGTCACTGTATATTTAAATCTTGAAAATGACACGTTCATGTTACAGCTCGCAGCTAAACAATTTGAATAGCTTAAAAGATGACGTagattaattcattttttttttttttgtgatcctaattaaatttcctttttgcaaacaattttaattatgcTTCCATGATGCAAATGTAATATCCTCTGCTGTTCTTAACAGGTTCTTTTCATAATCATGAGTCAATAAATGTCTGTAGAGACCTGGTTCCTTTTGAGGAAGTAGATTGCAACAACATGACCAATGATGTAAGATTAACTGGTGTTGGAACTGATGTTGAAGCAAACTGTTCCTGTTCTGCACATGGTGCCAAAAAGAGGGTTTGGGAAGCCTCATTGTCTTCACTGAAGTCCAAAAAAGTAAAGGGAAGTCATCAAATTGGCTGCCAGTTAGATTCCAACTGGGATATTGTTTCGGGAAATGGTAAAATAGATAATGTGTGTTTTGTTGGATGCTCCTTGGGCACTACTAGAAATGAATCTTTGTCTGAAGTTCTCCCTAGGGATATTCTGTCCAGTAGCTATGTAGAGAAGAATGTTGAAGATTGTAGGCCACTGTCAAAAGATCAGCTCAGCTTTGAACTTCAAGAAAAGGGAGAAGGATTTAGAATCATGTTGATGAATATTGCTGATGATACTAAGAAAGCACATCTTACAAAGGTATTCAGTTTATTTACTCTGTTTTTATTGATGTAATGTTCATAATGATGTTGCAAAGCATCTGTGGTTTTGCATGTTCTGTTACTGAGATTAAATAGCATGATGATGTGTTATTGAGTCAGATCAGTGTTGAAAAATGCTTTGAAAATGGGATCTATTTCAAGTTTGTTGCTACTTTGATATTTAGGAAAGTCATCTTTTCTCCATAGGTGACAGGAAATTCTTCTTAATTTGGCCTACTCTCAGAACTGGGTTTCATAGTGTGAAACCTAAGGTTTGGTAGCTGATTCAGGATGTCAACCCTTATTTTATGTCGAGTTGCGGAATGTAGTTTCCAGAATGAATAAAATCAGTCATTTTTGAGAGTGGAATAAATGCTCCATCTATTCAAtagcttttttgttttttatgctAATTTTGGAACCTGCATTCTGAGGTCGTATTTTTATCTATTACAAGACTTTACCAAATATCTACCTTCTCAGTTGTAACAATCCTGCAATAGATTGCTATCTGTGTCATTGGAAACtggaatatttttatctttgagGCTTAACTTCATGTCTCACCTCCTGTATCATTTGCTTTTCTAGATATGGAATCTTGAATTCAACTTTAGCGAGAAATCAAAACCCCTTTAAATACATTTTACTGATATTTTGttcattatattaatttattgaattagtTATTGCATACTGATTTTGGGGTTTGACTAGCCCATTCATCATGAGTTGAAAATACTTCTGTGCTGTATATTGTTCTTTCCCCCCAGTATTTCTATCTGTTtattacttcattttttttctttaacaatttttatgTAGATAATCAAGGATCTTGGTGGTTCTGTAACCTCTGATGGAAGTGCATGCACACATGTTGTCACAGGAAAAGTGAGAAAGACACTGAATTTTTGCACTGCTTTATGTTCCGGGTTAGTTTTAATCAGAACTGAAAATTATACCACTTGATTCCAGAGCTTTCTGCCTtcatcattatattttttaatcacatAGTATTATCTATTATAAGTTTTGTAGCCTGTAATTATTAAGCTTTAGATTATGTTGGATTTTTTCTATCATGTTATTGTGTTATTTTCTTTAGTAGTATTCATCATCCCTATAAATACTGCTGTTATGGTAGAATTTATTGATTCCTGTGCTGTAATGGGTGTCATTCGTTTGTTGTAGTTGAACTGTTTAAGGTGAATGAGGTAACTGTCCAGAAAATAGGGAAAGGCATTTGGAAGTGAATAGTTCAATCAGTTGTGATTGTGCACAGGCAAGAAGTTGAGAGAAGCAAAAAATATCACAATAGTTGCATTCATTGTTAGATTTTTTCACTATTATAATAATGAAGCTTTGCCCTGGTAGTCATATGGCAAGACAGTAAACAAACTTGCAGGTTTACAATTTTGGTCAAAAGTCCTTTTCTTCCCATTCTAGTCCCTGTAAAATCTTCTTGGCTATTGATTATTGGACTTTGGTTGTCGCTTCTCATAGTTCTGTTATTGCCGCTGTTCTACTAGGCTACTAGCTTCCTAGTCTGTATACACTTGTCTACATAAACACGTCTTTCTTGGTTATTATATAATATGGGTGTATTGATTGTTATGCAGAGCTTGGATACTATCTCCTAGTTGGTTGAAAGAAAGCTTCCACGAGGGCAGATTTGTGGGTTAGTCAAGAGCACTTTGTGTCTTTTAGCACTAACTTTTATCCAAGCCTTCTTAACACGTTTTTGGGTTTTCACTTGTTTACTTACAGATGAATCAGCATTTATTTTAGAAGATGCTGAATATTTGTTTAAGTACAGAGCTGAAATAAAAAGTGTAATTCTTAGAGCAAAGGCAAGGCCCCGAGCTTTGCTTAAAGGATACAGTGTATGCCTTGCACCTCATGTGCAACCTGCAGT includes the following:
- the LOC100245305 gene encoding uncharacterized protein LOC100245305 isoform X1 — translated: MAPKKSLQHSSIPIGNCEISIQGKATCQSDPNCLLISASKNTKIKVSVMEDVDGKNCNDLRHLRLEESVKAERTSFGDEYFFLLINPKDVCSQSKSLLQEVLNIYKEELPAMNYAANTGKESMFLERCVSNGKYCSLLLLSNFMEGPGKVIAAVTYQIIPADTQYAEIPLTAVSSNFQSKGIGRLLYIELRKRLQNVGIRTIFCWGDKESEGFWLKQGFVSIAEVDTKGRARRLPIRADIRRALCFPGGSTLMVSHLSKDISANFSDAVKKSFSLKPHEKSSSLDVQIQGLGDIGESLDTLKAPVQTSLKTFLPHVLVKDGFQKDDDMLDGSFHNHESINVCRDLVPFEEVDCNNMTNDVRLTGVGTDVEANCSCSAHGAKKRVWEASLSSLKSKKVKGSHQIGCQLDSNWDIVSGNGKIDNVCFVGCSLGTTRNESLSEVLPRDILSSSYVEKNVEDCRPLSKDQLSFELQEKGEGFRIMLMNIADDTKKAHLTKIIKDLGGSVTSDGSACTHVVTGKVRKTLNFCTALCSGAWILSPSWLKESFHEGRFVDESAFILEDAEYLFKYRAEIKSVILRAKARPRALLKGYSVCLAPHVQPAVETLSTIVRFAGGKVIYGLDVVDASKTIFVACEIDMEEALLAVKKRIWTFSSEWFMNSIMRQELDFEAPQFAESL
- the LOC100245305 gene encoding uncharacterized protein LOC100245305 isoform X3, which encodes MEDVDGKNCNDLRHLRLEESVKAERTSFGDEYFFLLINPKDVCSQSKSLLQEVLNIYKEELPAMNYAANTGKESMFLERCVSNGKYCSLLLLSNFMEGPGKVIAAVTYQIIPADTQYAEIPLTAVSSNFQSKGIGRLLYIELRKRLQNVGIRTIFCWGDKESEGFWLKQGFVSIAEVDTKGRARRLPIRADIRRALCFPGGSTLMVSHLSKDISANFSDAVKKSFSLKPHEKSSSLDVQIQGLGDIGESLDTLKAPVQTSLKTFLPHVLVKDGFQKDDDMLDGSFHNHESINVCRDLVPFEEVDCNNMTNDVRLTGVGTDVEANCSCSAHGAKKRVWEASLSSLKSKKVKGSHQIGCQLDSNWDIVSGNGKIDNVCFVGCSLGTTRNESLSEVLPRDILSSSYVEKNVEDCRPLSKDQLSFELQEKGEGFRIMLMNIADDTKKAHLTKIIKDLGGSVTSDGSACTHVVTGKVRKTLNFCTALCSGAWILSPSWLKESFHEGRFVDESAFILEDAEYLFKYRAEIKSVILRAKARPRALLKGYSVCLAPHVQPAVETLSTIVRFAGGKVIYGLDVVDASKTIFVACEIDMEEALLAVKKRIWTFSSEWFMNSIMRQELDFEAPQFAESL
- the LOC100245305 gene encoding uncharacterized protein LOC100245305 isoform X2 translates to MEEQEIESFNLEIFFSWHPVMEDVDGKNCNDLRHLRLEESVKAERTSFGDEYFFLLINPKDVCSQSKSLLQEVLNIYKEELPAMNYAANTGKESMFLERCVSNGKYCSLLLLSNFMEGPGKVIAAVTYQIIPADTQYAEIPLTAVSSNFQSKGIGRLLYIELRKRLQNVGIRTIFCWGDKESEGFWLKQGFVSIAEVDTKGRARRLPIRADIRRALCFPGGSTLMVSHLSKDISANFSDAVKKSFSLKPHEKSSSLDVQIQGLGDIGESLDTLKAPVQTSLKTFLPHVLVKDGFQKDDDMLDGSFHNHESINVCRDLVPFEEVDCNNMTNDVRLTGVGTDVEANCSCSAHGAKKRVWEASLSSLKSKKVKGSHQIGCQLDSNWDIVSGNGKIDNVCFVGCSLGTTRNESLSEVLPRDILSSSYVEKNVEDCRPLSKDQLSFELQEKGEGFRIMLMNIADDTKKAHLTKIIKDLGGSVTSDGSACTHVVTGKVRKTLNFCTALCSGAWILSPSWLKESFHEGRFVDESAFILEDAEYLFKYRAEIKSVILRAKARPRALLKGYSVCLAPHVQPAVETLSTIVRFAGGKVIYGLDVVDASKTIFVACEIDMEEALLAVKKRIWTFSSEWFMNSIMRQELDFEAPQFAESL